One window of Rasiella rasia genomic DNA carries:
- a CDS encoding acyl-CoA dehydrogenase family protein — translation MNTETKKDILRGGQFLVKETACEDIFTPEDFNEEQRMMKEAVMEFNDREIVAHRDRFEAKDYALTEEVMRKAGALGFLSVAVPEEYGGMGMGFVSTVLTCDYISSGTGSFSTAFGAHTGIGTMPITLYGNEEQKKKYVPKLASGEWFGAYCLTEPGAGSDANSGKTKAVLSEDGKHYLISGQKMWISNAGFCNVMIVFARIEDDKNITGFIVENDPTNGISMGEEEHKLGIRASSTRQVFFNDTKVPVENMLSERGNGFKIAMNALNVGRIKLAAACLDSQRRVTTTAAQYANERKQFNTAIANFGAIKLKLAEMATAAYAGESATYRAAKNIEDRINIRIAEGNSHQEAELKGVEEYAIECSILKVAVSEDIQNCSDEGIQIFGGMGFSEDTPMEAAWRDARIARIYEGTNEINRMLAVGMLVKKAMKGHVDLLNPAQAVAAELTGIPSFDTPDYSELFSEEKEMIKKLKKVFLMVAGAAVQKFGPDLEKHQQMLMAAADILIEIYMAESTILRTEKNVKRSGEKSQEGQIAMSQLYLYHAVDIISVKAKESIISFAEGDEQRMMLMGLKRFTKYQNMPNIGAMRKLIAEKVSAEGKYPF, via the coding sequence ATGAACACAGAAACAAAAAAAGACATATTACGTGGCGGGCAATTCTTGGTTAAAGAAACCGCTTGTGAAGATATATTCACGCCAGAAGATTTTAATGAAGAGCAACGCATGATGAAAGAAGCGGTGATGGAATTTAACGACCGTGAAATTGTCGCCCATAGAGATCGCTTTGAAGCGAAAGATTATGCGCTCACAGAAGAAGTTATGCGCAAAGCAGGAGCTCTTGGCTTTTTAAGTGTTGCCGTTCCAGAAGAATACGGTGGTATGGGAATGGGCTTTGTCTCTACAGTATTAACATGCGACTATATTTCTAGTGGAACAGGATCTTTCTCAACGGCTTTTGGAGCACATACTGGAATTGGTACTATGCCTATTACGCTCTACGGAAATGAAGAACAAAAGAAGAAGTATGTACCAAAACTAGCTAGTGGTGAGTGGTTTGGCGCCTACTGCTTAACCGAACCAGGTGCGGGTAGTGATGCAAATTCTGGAAAGACAAAAGCGGTTTTAAGCGAAGATGGAAAACACTACCTCATTAGCGGGCAAAAAATGTGGATTTCAAATGCTGGCTTCTGTAATGTAATGATTGTCTTTGCACGTATTGAAGATGATAAAAATATTACTGGTTTTATTGTAGAAAATGATCCAACCAATGGTATTTCAATGGGTGAAGAAGAACACAAACTCGGAATTAGAGCTTCTTCTACGCGCCAAGTGTTTTTTAACGATACTAAAGTTCCTGTAGAGAATATGCTTTCTGAAAGAGGAAACGGATTCAAAATTGCGATGAACGCTTTAAATGTTGGACGTATTAAGTTAGCCGCAGCCTGTTTAGATTCACAACGTCGTGTTACTACCACAGCTGCTCAATATGCTAACGAACGCAAGCAGTTTAACACTGCCATAGCAAACTTTGGAGCAATTAAGTTGAAATTAGCCGAAATGGCTACAGCTGCATACGCAGGTGAAAGTGCAACCTACAGAGCCGCAAAAAATATAGAAGACCGTATTAATATTCGTATTGCTGAAGGGAATAGTCACCAAGAAGCAGAATTAAAAGGAGTTGAAGAATACGCCATAGAATGTTCAATTCTGAAAGTTGCTGTATCTGAAGACATTCAGAACTGTAGTGATGAAGGGATTCAGATTTTTGGCGGAATGGGCTTTAGTGAAGATACTCCAATGGAAGCAGCGTGGAGAGATGCACGAATTGCTCGTATTTACGAGGGTACTAATGAAATTAACCGCATGCTTGCCGTTGGAATGCTTGTTAAAAAGGCAATGAAGGGGCATGTAGATCTTTTAAACCCTGCTCAAGCTGTAGCAGCAGAACTTACAGGAATTCCGTCTTTTGATACACCAGACTATTCTGAATTGTTTTCTGAAGAGAAAGAAATGATCAAAAAGTTGAAAAAAGTCTTTTTAATGGTTGCGGGTGCTGCTGTTCAAAAATTTGGTCCAGACCTCGAAAAACATCAGCAAATGTTAATGGCGGCTGCAGATATCTTAATTGAAATCTATATGGCCGAAAGTACTATTTTACGTACTGAGAAAAACGTGAAGCGTTCTGGAGAAAAAAGTCAAGAAGGACAGATAGCAATGTCGCAATTGTATTTGTACCATGCTGTAGATATTATTTCGGTAAAAGCAAAAGAATCGATTATTTCGTTTGCTGAAGGTGATGAGCAACGTATGATGTTGATGGGCTTAAAGCGCTTTACCAAATATCAAAATATGCCAAATATTGGCGCTATGCGTAAATTAATTGCGGAGAAAGTTTCCGCAGAAGGAAAATACCCATTCTAA
- a CDS encoding amidohydrolase family protein, which yields MKYLYVLFTIFFGITAFSQHVMIENISIVDVEKGTVSKPKYIHIQNGLIKKISNKPIKAMIEIPSIDGTGKYIMPGMIDTHIHFFQTGSLYTRPDAINMTETVSYEEELAFAEAMVPDSFNRYLRLGVTSIMDVGGPFSNFKIRDSSAATTISPNVYVTGPLFSPYKPEAFADLEDAPIEKITTKEEATALFNKMLPYKPDFIKIWYIASEEETAEKNYDIITHISKLTHDNGMKLAVHATQKNTAELAVKAGADILVHSIDDEPADEAFAQLLLDNDVTYIPTLIVSKNYAKAFLAKPDNHKQDLYFSNPMTYRSMTDLKKYTHATVTPFIKRFRDNEERFITYYDGKIKLMSESLLLLQSKGVNIAAGTDAGNIGTMHASSYIQELEAMQNAGLTVPQVLKAATSNAARGFGLDATLGTISEGKIADLIMLTANPLESLENLNSIEITLKDGLVLKASEIYKETPEQIVQRQVNAYNARDIDAFMDTYADDVKIYNFPEVLSMDGKVQMREQFAKMFEEVPNLYCEIKNRITLNNKVIDREYVRFGDNYSSVIAIYEVNEGKISKVTFLR from the coding sequence ATGAAATATTTGTACGTTCTTTTCACTATTTTCTTCGGAATAACGGCGTTCTCACAACATGTAATGATAGAAAACATAAGCATTGTAGATGTTGAGAAAGGCACAGTGTCGAAACCGAAATACATTCATATTCAGAATGGTTTAATAAAGAAAATTTCAAACAAACCAATAAAAGCAATGATAGAAATTCCCTCAATAGATGGAACAGGAAAGTATATCATGCCTGGGATGATTGACACTCATATCCATTTTTTTCAGACCGGAAGTTTATACACAAGACCCGATGCAATAAATATGACAGAGACCGTATCTTATGAAGAAGAGCTTGCGTTTGCTGAAGCTATGGTTCCTGATAGTTTTAATAGATATCTCCGACTAGGAGTTACTAGCATTATGGACGTGGGAGGTCCGTTCTCCAACTTTAAGATTAGAGATAGTAGTGCCGCTACAACCATCTCTCCAAATGTATACGTTACCGGCCCTTTATTTTCTCCGTACAAGCCAGAGGCATTTGCCGATTTAGAAGATGCCCCCATTGAAAAAATTACGACGAAAGAAGAGGCTACAGCGCTTTTTAACAAAATGCTACCCTACAAACCTGATTTTATTAAGATATGGTATATAGCCAGCGAAGAAGAAACAGCAGAGAAAAACTACGATATTATAACGCATATCTCAAAGCTAACGCATGACAACGGCATGAAGTTGGCGGTGCATGCTACTCAAAAAAACACAGCCGAGTTAGCCGTTAAGGCAGGTGCCGATATTTTAGTACACAGCATCGATGACGAACCAGCAGACGAGGCATTTGCGCAGTTATTATTAGACAATGATGTTACCTACATCCCAACACTTATTGTATCTAAAAACTATGCGAAAGCGTTTCTAGCCAAGCCTGACAACCACAAACAAGACTTGTATTTTTCCAATCCGATGACGTATCGTTCGATGACCGATTTAAAAAAATATACCCATGCAACTGTCACACCATTTATAAAACGTTTTAGAGATAACGAAGAACGCTTTATTACGTATTACGACGGAAAGATTAAATTAATGAGTGAAAGTCTACTGTTGTTACAAAGTAAAGGTGTAAACATTGCGGCAGGTACAGATGCCGGAAACATTGGCACCATGCATGCATCTTCTTACATACAAGAATTAGAGGCAATGCAGAATGCTGGGCTAACTGTTCCGCAAGTGCTAAAAGCTGCCACGAGTAATGCGGCAAGAGGTTTCGGATTAGATGCTACCTTAGGGACGATTTCCGAAGGAAAGATAGCAGACCTTATTATGCTAACAGCGAACCCACTTGAAAGTCTAGAAAATCTCAATAGTATTGAAATAACGTTAAAAGATGGGTTGGTTTTAAAAGCTTCAGAAATCTATAAAGAAACTCCAGAGCAAATCGTGCAAAGACAGGTAAACGCGTATAACGCCAGAGATATTGATGCTTTTATGGATACGTATGCCGATGATGTGAAAATTTACAACTTTCCAGAAGTACTCTCAATGGATGGTAAGGTACAAATGCGCGAACAATTCGCTAAAATGTTTGAAGAAGTACCCAACCTCTATTGCGAGATAAAAAACAGAATTACCTTAAACAACAAAGTAATAGACCGGGAATATGTTCGCTTTGGAGATAATTATTCTAGCGTAATTGCCATTTACGAAGTAAACGAAGGTAAAATATCGAAAGTCACCTTTTTAAGATAG
- a CDS encoding M23 family metallopeptidase, whose product MKSYILLVLGVILCLSCAKNDEEPESAVYEPPEGTGNFTAGCQGTSYDNWETSQYVLPYPVGETYMVHLSHCSGSYHSKGEPDQFAVDFAMPISSIITASRAGEVVFVEERGIDGEFPNNVVVVKHQDNTYGQYMHLTRNGAIAEVGDLVTQGDTIGKSGATGLAGYPHLHFVLTKDSWEYPYVSTHYNYKNTTANPYGPESRKEYTALRYQ is encoded by the coding sequence ATGAAATCGTATATACTATTAGTGTTGGGAGTTATTCTGTGTCTAAGTTGTGCAAAAAATGACGAAGAACCCGAATCAGCTGTCTATGAGCCACCAGAAGGAACGGGTAATTTTACCGCAGGTTGCCAAGGCACATCATATGATAATTGGGAAACTTCTCAATACGTATTGCCCTATCCGGTTGGCGAAACATATATGGTGCACTTAAGTCACTGTAGCGGCTCATATCATAGTAAGGGAGAGCCAGATCAATTTGCCGTAGATTTTGCCATGCCTATTAGTAGTATTATCACCGCATCTAGGGCTGGTGAGGTTGTTTTTGTTGAAGAACGAGGCATAGATGGCGAGTTTCCTAATAATGTGGTAGTTGTAAAGCATCAGGACAACACCTATGGCCAATACATGCATCTTACCAGAAACGGAGCTATTGCCGAAGTAGGAGATCTAGTAACACAGGGAGATACCATTGGTAAAAGTGGAGCAACAGGCTTGGCTGGTTATCCGCATTTACATTTTGTATTAACTAAAGATTCTTGGGAATATCCGTATGTATCTACCCACTATAATTATAAAAACACCACTGCCAATCCATACGGTCCTGAATCTAGAAAAGAATATACAGCTCTTCGCTACCAATAA
- a CDS encoding M28 family metallopeptidase, translated as MKNIILSLCVLTVSFGSAQTNPKIYDIIAAVSADRIEQDITTLAGFGTRNTFSDTVSTTRGIGAARRWIKQEFETISTSCNNCLDVFYQKDFVKAEGNRRVPRDTWIVNVAAVQKGTKYPNRYIIMSGDIDSRNSDGSDFTKDAPGANDNASGMAGAIEAARVLSKYKFESSIVYLGLSGEEQGLFGGAGFAAYAKEQGWDIIGVLNNDMIGNIKGVDGVISNVDFRIFSEPVPPTETEEQRRRRRFYGGEVDGVSRQLARYVYTTTKTYMPEMNPMMIYRLDRFGRGGHHRPFNDLGYAGIRIMEAHENYTQQHQDIRVEDGIEYGDKLKFVNFDYAKKLTAVNAITMASLAWAPPSPKNVAIGGIVAPSAKFKWDKVDGAIGYKIYWRDTTSPTWDYSRFVGDVSEFTLDGIVIDNFFFGIAAVGPNGHESVVTFPNAIFR; from the coding sequence ATGAAAAATATAATATTATCGCTCTGCGTACTAACTGTGAGCTTTGGATCTGCGCAAACCAATCCAAAAATTTACGACATTATCGCAGCGGTATCGGCAGATAGAATTGAACAAGATATTACTACACTTGCGGGTTTTGGCACTAGAAACACATTTAGTGATACCGTAAGTACTACCCGGGGAATTGGTGCTGCACGTAGATGGATTAAACAAGAGTTTGAAACCATTTCTACTTCGTGCAATAACTGTCTTGATGTGTTTTACCAGAAAGATTTTGTAAAAGCTGAAGGCAACAGACGCGTACCTCGAGATACCTGGATAGTTAATGTGGCTGCAGTGCAAAAAGGTACTAAATATCCCAACCGGTATATTATAATGAGTGGCGACATCGATTCTCGAAATAGCGACGGTAGTGACTTTACAAAAGATGCCCCAGGTGCCAACGACAACGCCAGCGGTATGGCCGGTGCTATAGAAGCTGCGCGTGTCCTGTCTAAATATAAATTTGAAAGCAGCATCGTTTATTTAGGTTTAAGTGGTGAAGAGCAAGGCCTTTTTGGTGGTGCTGGTTTCGCCGCATATGCTAAGGAACAAGGATGGGACATTATTGGTGTGCTTAATAATGATATGATCGGAAATATTAAAGGGGTAGATGGGGTAATTAGCAATGTAGATTTTAGAATATTTTCTGAACCTGTTCCTCCAACCGAAACAGAAGAACAGCGCAGAAGAAGAAGATTTTACGGTGGCGAAGTTGATGGCGTTTCAAGACAATTGGCACGTTATGTCTACACTACTACCAAAACGTATATGCCAGAAATGAATCCCATGATGATTTACAGGTTAGACCGCTTTGGAAGAGGAGGGCATCACCGACCTTTTAACGACTTAGGCTATGCGGGTATACGTATCATGGAAGCCCATGAAAACTACACCCAACAACATCAAGATATTAGGGTAGAAGATGGTATTGAGTATGGTGATAAGCTGAAATTTGTGAACTTCGATTATGCAAAAAAACTTACTGCCGTAAACGCAATAACAATGGCAAGTCTTGCTTGGGCACCACCCTCACCTAAAAATGTTGCGATTGGCGGAATAGTAGCCCCTTCAGCAAAATTTAAGTGGGATAAGGTAGACGGTGCCATAGGCTATAAAATTTATTGGCGAGACACCACCTCACCTACTTGGGACTATAGCCGTTTTGTAGGTGACGTTTCTGAATTTACACTTGATGGCATTGTTATAGATAATTTTTTCTTCGGAATAGCTGCCGTTGGCCCCAATGGGCATGAAAGTGTTGTAACTTTTCCGAATGCTATTTTTAGATAG
- a CDS encoding nuclear transport factor 2 family protein — translation MKAVSLIPIFSLLFSLSLIAQPNTDVFLLDVAVTDSTFTVANFQNISNGSGYDNQPHFLDNNKVLYAGSEDGQTEIQMYYISEKTKHRVNAKTAGGEYSPMPYPNKNKITAVRLDTTGLQRLYAYDYTNPGFGDYEMLLSELEIAYYAFYDENFLVASILSGGQLDLIIADIKKDQATLYAENSGRSIHKVPNSDSVSYTIVNEEKNHDVYLVDVNNAEETYFVCQLPTGIQDHAWLDASTLVIGSGSKLYTYSLFDPARWVEVADFSANNIENITRIAVSPDKKHIAFAAEKKQPSPASIVDVHIKPFNEANLDLFANAFAENVLVSRFPSDTISVGRDQLKSSYANFYKNNESWHVEVKNRIVLNNYVIDEEVATVNGRSNRQVTVYETKNGLIQTMTFIGNKKADDPLPPVLAQMEAYNNRDIDAFMQAYGDTIKTYNFPNKLRTAGHDTMKVGFTKFFENTPDLHYTVPNRMVIGNIVIDEELITANGTQFSAIAIYEICDGKICAVTFLQ, via the coding sequence ATGAAAGCAGTTTCTCTTATTCCCATATTCTCTTTACTATTTTCCTTGTCGCTTATAGCTCAACCTAATACAGATGTATTTCTATTAGATGTAGCAGTAACCGATAGTACATTTACCGTTGCTAATTTTCAAAATATTTCAAACGGCTCAGGGTACGACAATCAGCCTCATTTTTTAGACAACAACAAAGTATTGTATGCAGGAAGTGAAGATGGGCAGACGGAGATTCAAATGTATTATATTTCAGAAAAAACCAAACACCGCGTAAATGCAAAAACGGCAGGAGGAGAATATTCACCCATGCCCTACCCCAATAAAAATAAAATCACAGCAGTACGACTAGACACAACCGGATTGCAGCGATTATATGCCTATGATTATACCAACCCTGGTTTTGGTGATTACGAAATGTTATTGAGCGAGTTAGAGATTGCATACTATGCTTTTTACGATGAAAATTTTTTAGTGGCATCGATACTTTCTGGTGGACAACTAGACTTAATTATTGCCGATATAAAAAAAGATCAGGCTACATTGTATGCCGAAAATTCTGGAAGATCAATTCATAAAGTTCCCAATAGCGATTCGGTAAGTTATACCATTGTAAACGAAGAAAAAAATCATGATGTTTATCTGGTAGATGTGAACAATGCCGAAGAGACTTACTTTGTGTGTCAGTTACCCACAGGAATTCAGGATCACGCTTGGTTAGATGCTTCAACGTTGGTTATTGGTAGTGGTTCTAAACTATATACGTACAGCCTCTTTGACCCCGCTCGATGGGTTGAAGTTGCAGATTTTTCAGCAAATAACATCGAAAATATAACGCGTATTGCAGTGAGTCCAGATAAGAAGCATATTGCTTTTGCTGCAGAAAAGAAACAACCATCACCCGCCTCCATAGTAGATGTACACATTAAACCTTTTAACGAAGCTAATTTAGACTTATTTGCCAATGCATTTGCTGAAAACGTGTTAGTGAGTCGTTTCCCTTCAGACACCATATCTGTTGGTCGAGACCAACTAAAGTCAAGTTATGCGAATTTCTATAAAAACAATGAAAGCTGGCATGTTGAAGTAAAAAATAGAATTGTACTAAACAATTATGTTATTGACGAAGAAGTTGCTACGGTAAATGGACGTTCCAACCGACAAGTTACTGTTTATGAAACCAAAAATGGTCTTATACAAACCATGACATTTATTGGAAATAAAAAAGCCGACGATCCGTTACCGCCCGTTTTGGCACAAATGGAGGCATATAATAACCGCGATATAGATGCCTTTATGCAGGCCTATGGAGATACGATTAAAACCTATAATTTTCCGAATAAGTTACGCACAGCAGGGCACGACACTATGAAAGTTGGTTTTACCAAATTTTTTGAAAACACACCCGATCTCCATTATACTGTACCAAATAGAATGGTTATTGGCAACATAGTAATTGATGAAGAGCTTATTACTGCCAACGGTACACAGTTTAGCGCTATAGCTATTTATGAAATTTGTGATGGCAAAATATGCGCAGTTACATTTTTACAATAA
- a CDS encoding helix-turn-helix domain-containing protein: MIEILRYFIFFYCFLGVFIAGGLFFKNRSPANLMLALFILCFTIEQIDFLYTTSNVVLQYPAYYLFAYPICFLFGPSLWLHIQFVTNPSSQFRWKHLLHLLPFVLFVGFALSPLLAMSGAERMEYTRSHFLTEMMPLNYLRTGHVTLYGVLMVFSIAKNANYKKKIGVYLTFLTFIYLITAVLQVYLTLFADSYRQFSIYFFLASTIFLIVGFVLYKYPEVLQQLQQLQQKYFTSTIKQTDKARIAKKIKNSRKEEALFLDSALNLTSYCNAIDEKPQYVSQVFSETFSTSFTHFVNAIRVERAQIILTNPKMDTLKILAVAFECGFNNSVTFNKAFVRETGVTPGKYRKNRKLLS; this comes from the coding sequence ATGATTGAGATACTTCGATATTTTATTTTCTTTTATTGTTTTCTTGGCGTTTTTATTGCAGGAGGATTGTTTTTTAAAAATAGGTCGCCTGCCAATTTAATGTTGGCATTGTTTATTCTTTGCTTTACCATAGAGCAAATAGACTTTTTATATACCACTAGCAATGTGGTACTCCAATATCCCGCTTATTACCTTTTTGCATATCCAATTTGTTTTTTGTTTGGGCCTAGTTTATGGTTGCATATTCAATTTGTTACCAATCCTAGTTCGCAATTTCGCTGGAAACATTTATTACATCTCTTACCCTTTGTACTCTTTGTTGGCTTCGCACTTTCCCCATTATTGGCAATGAGCGGAGCTGAAAGAATGGAGTATACAAGAAGTCATTTTTTAACAGAAATGATGCCCTTAAACTACCTACGTACAGGTCATGTAACATTGTATGGGGTGTTAATGGTGTTTAGTATTGCCAAAAACGCCAACTATAAAAAGAAGATAGGGGTGTATCTAACATTTCTCACCTTCATTTATTTAATTACTGCTGTGTTGCAGGTGTATCTTACCCTGTTTGCAGATAGTTACAGGCAGTTCTCCATCTATTTTTTCTTGGCTTCTACAATTTTCTTGATTGTTGGATTTGTACTGTATAAATATCCTGAAGTGTTGCAGCAGTTGCAGCAATTACAGCAAAAATATTTTACAAGTACCATAAAGCAAACCGATAAAGCTAGAATTGCCAAAAAGATTAAGAACTCCAGAAAAGAGGAAGCTTTATTTTTAGACAGCGCATTAAACCTAACAAGCTATTGCAATGCTATAGATGAAAAACCGCAATATGTGTCTCAAGTTTTTTCTGAAACATTTTCTACTTCATTTACGCATTTTGTAAATGCTATTCGAGTAGAGCGTGCACAGATAATACTTACTAATCCGAAAATGGACACATTAAAAATTTTAGCTGTTGCTTTTGAGTGTGGTTTCAATAACAGCGTTACCTTCAATAAAGCATTTGTTCGTGAAACAGGAGTAACGCCAGGTAAATATAGGAAGAACCGAAAGTTGCTATCTTAA
- a CDS encoding acetyl-CoA C-acyltransferase, whose amino-acid sequence MKQAYIVKAYRTAVGKAPRGVFRFKRADDLAAETIQYMMKELPNLDAKRIDDVIVGNAMPEGSQGLNFGRLISLMGLDIVDVPGMTVNRFCSSGVETIALAAAKIQSGMADCIIAGGAESMSSVPMSGYKPELNYDIVKNGHEDYYWGMGNTAEAVANQFKVSREDQDEFAYNSHMKALKAQAEDRFQDQIVPIEVEQTYVDDNGKKATKKYTVTKDEGPRKGTSLEALAKLRPVFAQGGSVTAGNSSQMSDGAAFVMVMSEAMVKELNLEPIARMVNYAAMGVEPRIMGIGPVKAIPKALQQAGLKQDDINLIELNEAFASQSLAVIRELNLNPDIVNVNGGAIALGHPLGCTGAKLSVQLFDEMRKREMQGKYGMVTMCVGTGQGAAGIFEFLK is encoded by the coding sequence ATGAAGCAAGCATATATAGTAAAAGCATACAGAACAGCCGTAGGAAAAGCGCCTAGGGGAGTTTTTAGATTTAAAAGAGCCGATGATTTGGCCGCAGAGACCATTCAATACATGATGAAAGAACTGCCAAATTTAGACGCAAAGCGCATTGACGATGTAATCGTTGGTAACGCCATGCCAGAAGGATCACAAGGACTAAACTTTGGTAGACTTATTTCTTTAATGGGGCTAGACATTGTAGATGTGCCTGGAATGACAGTAAATCGTTTTTGCTCTTCAGGAGTAGAGACTATTGCCTTGGCAGCAGCCAAGATTCAGTCAGGAATGGCAGATTGTATCATTGCCGGAGGAGCCGAAAGCATGAGTAGTGTGCCAATGTCTGGTTACAAGCCAGAATTAAATTACGACATTGTAAAAAATGGGCATGAAGATTATTATTGGGGAATGGGTAATACTGCAGAAGCTGTGGCAAACCAGTTTAAGGTATCTCGTGAAGACCAAGACGAATTTGCGTATAACAGTCATATGAAAGCCCTAAAAGCACAAGCTGAAGACCGTTTTCAAGATCAGATTGTCCCTATTGAAGTTGAACAAACGTATGTAGACGACAATGGCAAGAAAGCAACAAAAAAATATACAGTAACAAAGGATGAAGGACCTAGAAAGGGAACAAGTCTAGAAGCTTTGGCAAAACTTCGTCCAGTTTTTGCTCAAGGTGGAAGCGTAACCGCCGGTAACTCATCACAAATGAGCGATGGCGCAGCCTTTGTAATGGTGATGAGCGAAGCCATGGTGAAAGAATTAAACTTAGAGCCTATTGCCAGAATGGTGAACTATGCAGCCATGGGTGTAGAACCACGTATTATGGGAATTGGTCCTGTTAAAGCTATTCCAAAGGCCTTACAACAAGCAGGACTAAAACAAGACGATATTAACCTAATTGAACTAAATGAAGCATTTGCTTCTCAAAGTTTAGCAGTAATTCGAGAATTAAACCTCAACCCAGACATTGTAAACGTAAATGGCGGTGCAATTGCACTTGGTCACCCACTTGGTTGTACAGGAGCAAAACTTTCGGTACAACTGTTTGATGAAATGAGAAAGCGCGAAATGCAAGGAAAATACGGTATGGTGACTATGTGCGTAGGTACCGGACAAGGCGCAGCTGGAATTTTTGAATTCTTAAAGTAA